A genomic stretch from Flavobacterium humidisoli includes:
- the folB gene encoding dihydroneopterin aldolase — translation MGVIKLKNIRTFSYHGCLIEEGKIGSDYTVDLKIKTNLQKSAETDHLLDTVDYVHLNKIVAEEMAIRSHLLEHVAKRINIRVLAEIETVEKTTVWVSKINPPIGGDVESVTIKMTEIRK, via the coding sequence ATGGGAGTTATTAAACTTAAAAATATCCGTACTTTTTCATACCACGGATGTTTAATTGAAGAAGGAAAAATTGGATCTGATTATACTGTTGATCTAAAAATTAAAACCAATTTACAGAAATCAGCAGAAACAGATCATCTTTTAGATACTGTTGATTATGTTCATTTGAACAAAATTGTAGCTGAAGAAATGGCAATTCGTTCGCATTTATTAGAACATGTCGCTAAAAGAATCAATATTCGTGTGCTGGCAGAGATAGAAACTGTAGAAAAAACAACAGTTTGGGTTTCTAAAATAAATCCTCCTATTGGTGGTGATGTTGAGTCAGTTACTATAAAAATGACGGAAATTAGAAAGTAA
- a CDS encoding LysE family translocator has protein sequence MINDILAGLPWGLVLSFMVGPVFFVLLETSITKGFRAAMVFDLGVVLGDIFFIAIAYLGSYRLISSLKDDPALFIFGGIIMLSYGIISFVKLKKEEKINDEEIDRDILKRNYGSLFVKGFLLNVINIGVLGFWLAVIISVGPKLDMQTSRMMTFFTAVIITYLLIDCAKILLAKQLKSKMTPTNILKIKKGISIVLMVFGFALVIQGWFPKEKEMVKNAFERIEKK, from the coding sequence ATGATTAATGATATTCTAGCGGGACTTCCCTGGGGACTTGTTCTAAGTTTTATGGTAGGTCCGGTATTTTTTGTTTTATTAGAAACCAGCATTACAAAAGGATTTAGAGCTGCAATGGTTTTTGATCTTGGAGTCGTACTAGGTGATATTTTTTTTATTGCTATTGCTTATTTAGGAAGTTACCGTTTGATTTCAAGTTTAAAAGACGATCCAGCGCTTTTTATCTTTGGAGGAATAATTATGCTTTCCTACGGAATTATTTCGTTTGTAAAACTAAAGAAAGAGGAAAAAATAAACGATGAAGAAATTGATCGTGACATTCTGAAAAGAAACTATGGTAGTTTGTTTGTAAAAGGCTTTTTATTGAACGTTATTAACATTGGAGTTTTAGGCTTCTGGCTAGCAGTAATTATCTCTGTAGGACCAAAGTTAGATATGCAGACTTCTAGAATGATGACCTTTTTTACTGCAGTAATTATCACTTATTTATTAATTGATTGTGCTAAAATTTTATTAGCCAAACAGTTAAAATCAAAAATGACTCCGACAAATATTCTTAAAATTAAAAAAGGAATTAGCATTGTTTTAATGGTTTTCGGATTTGCTTTAGTAATTCAAGGCTGGTTTCCAAAAGAAAAAGAAATGGTTAAAAATGCTTTCGAAAGAATAGAGAAAAAGTAG
- the rnr gene encoding ribonuclease R: MSKKIRKPIKKEKDFSGKIIKILSQNANKPFNYKQIGAKLELDDTNSRNQIIKELKILASQKKIIETEPGKYLIKAISQDYYEGTIDMTSRKTAYFICPDFSEDVFIPTNNLNRALDKDKVKVYVYNRRKGKRPEGEVIEVVERDKTEFVGVIDMQPNFAFVSTANPKMYTDIFIPKDKIGEAENGDVVLVKIEDWPKRADSPFGSVIRVLGKPGEHNTEIHAILAEYGLPADFPVEVEVFAQKLDTSIQESEIAKRRDMRDTLTFTIDPKDAKDFDDALSFKKLENGNFEIGIHIADVSYYLEEGTILDDEAYQRATSVYLVDRVVPMLPEVLSNFACSLRPNEEKYTFSAVFEISPTSQVINQWFGRTVIYSDQRFAYEEAQYIIETKDNTIPADVSITGESYVVSDEIREATLKLDELAKILRKKRMQQGAISFDKVEVKFNLNEEGEPEGVYFKVSKDANHLIEEFMLLANRKVAEYIGKQKKTFVYRIHDEPNEDKLVAMQTVIAKFGYKIDFRTKGDIAKSINALMEEVNGKKEQNLIDTLAIRSMSKAKYSTDNIGHYGLAFDYYSHFTSPIRRYPDVMVHRLLQYYLDGGASVDEETYETKCLHCSNMENLATNAERDSIKYMQVKYMQDHQDEEFLGVISGVTEWGIYVEIVSNKCEGMVRIREIKEDYYTFDERQYALVGATSNRLLQLGDEIYVKVKNADLVKKQLDFHFLRRAE; the protein is encoded by the coding sequence ATGAGTAAGAAAATTAGAAAGCCGATAAAAAAAGAGAAAGATTTCTCTGGAAAAATAATAAAGATTTTATCGCAAAATGCTAATAAACCATTCAATTATAAACAGATAGGAGCAAAGCTTGAACTTGACGATACCAATAGCAGGAATCAAATTATAAAAGAATTAAAAATTCTAGCTTCGCAAAAGAAAATTATAGAAACAGAACCTGGAAAATATCTAATTAAGGCAATTAGCCAGGATTATTATGAAGGAACAATAGATATGACGAGCAGAAAGACGGCATATTTTATTTGTCCAGATTTCTCAGAAGATGTTTTTATTCCTACTAATAATTTGAATCGTGCATTAGATAAAGACAAAGTAAAAGTCTATGTTTATAATAGAAGAAAAGGAAAAAGACCTGAAGGTGAAGTAATTGAAGTTGTAGAAAGAGATAAAACAGAATTTGTTGGTGTAATAGATATGCAGCCAAATTTTGCGTTTGTGTCTACTGCAAATCCTAAAATGTATACCGATATTTTTATTCCAAAAGATAAAATTGGTGAAGCAGAAAACGGTGATGTTGTTTTAGTTAAGATTGAAGACTGGCCAAAAAGAGCCGATAGTCCGTTTGGATCTGTAATTCGTGTCTTAGGAAAACCTGGAGAACATAATACTGAAATTCATGCTATCTTAGCCGAATATGGCTTGCCAGCAGATTTCCCTGTAGAAGTCGAGGTGTTTGCACAAAAGCTAGACACTTCTATTCAGGAATCTGAGATTGCAAAACGTCGTGATATGCGTGATACGCTTACGTTTACGATTGATCCAAAAGATGCAAAAGATTTTGATGATGCCTTGTCTTTCAAAAAGTTAGAAAATGGAAATTTCGAGATTGGAATTCATATTGCTGATGTTTCCTATTATTTGGAAGAAGGAACAATCCTTGATGATGAAGCGTATCAAAGAGCAACTTCGGTTTATTTGGTTGATAGAGTAGTGCCAATGCTTCCAGAGGTATTGTCTAACTTTGCTTGTTCGCTACGTCCAAATGAAGAGAAATATACATTCTCTGCTGTATTTGAAATTTCGCCAACTTCACAAGTTATTAACCAATGGTTTGGAAGAACAGTAATTTATTCAGATCAGCGTTTTGCTTATGAAGAAGCGCAATATATCATTGAAACAAAAGACAATACAATTCCGGCTGATGTCTCTATTACAGGAGAATCGTATGTTGTTTCAGATGAAATTAGAGAAGCTACTTTAAAATTGGATGAATTAGCTAAGATTTTAAGAAAGAAAAGAATGCAGCAAGGCGCTATTTCTTTTGATAAAGTGGAAGTTAAATTCAACCTTAATGAAGAAGGAGAACCAGAAGGAGTGTATTTTAAAGTATCAAAAGATGCTAATCATTTGATTGAAGAATTTATGCTTTTGGCAAACAGAAAAGTAGCAGAATACATTGGTAAACAAAAGAAAACCTTTGTTTATCGTATTCACGATGAGCCAAATGAAGATAAATTGGTTGCCATGCAAACTGTAATTGCTAAGTTTGGTTATAAAATTGATTTTAGAACAAAAGGCGATATAGCAAAATCGATAAATGCTTTGATGGAAGAAGTAAACGGTAAGAAAGAACAAAATCTTATTGATACTCTTGCTATTAGAAGTATGAGCAAAGCCAAATACTCGACTGATAATATTGGTCATTATGGTTTAGCTTTTGATTATTATAGCCATTTTACATCGCCAATTCGACGTTATCCAGATGTTATGGTACATCGTTTGTTACAATACTATTTGGATGGTGGAGCTTCTGTAGATGAAGAAACCTACGAAACCAAATGTCTGCATTGTTCAAATATGGAAAACTTAGCAACAAATGCTGAGCGCGACAGTATTAAATACATGCAGGTTAAATACATGCAGGATCATCAGGATGAAGAATTTCTTGGAGTTATTTCTGGTGTTACCGAATGGGGAATTTATGTTGAAATCGTTTCTAATAAATGCGAAGGAATGGTAAGAATCAGAGAGATAAAAGAGGATTACTATACTTTTGACGAAAGACAATATGCATTGGTTGGAGCAACTTCAAACCGTTTACTGCAGTTAGGAGACGAGATTTATGTGAAGGTAAAAAATGCCGATTTAGTTAAAAAACAATTGGATTTTCATTTTTTAAGAAGAGCAGAATAA
- a CDS encoding head GIN domain-containing protein, producing MRKLIIGAAILFVQMSFGQVTKELGDFDTVKVFDKLSVKLVQSSENKIVIKGAREAEVEAVNKNGILKLRMPFPKLLSGNDLDITLYYKHLELIDVNEGAEVKSSEAIKATSFKVSAQEGGVINVDLNVDKLKVSSVSGGSITLTGKAENQVASLGAGGYLLASKLETSQTTVSVSAGGKADVNASTLVDAKVSAGGSIYIYGKPKQINQKTVFGGKIEEVK from the coding sequence ATGAGAAAGCTAATTATTGGAGCAGCAATTTTATTTGTACAAATGTCTTTTGGTCAAGTTACCAAAGAGTTAGGCGATTTTGATACCGTAAAAGTATTTGATAAATTAAGTGTAAAATTAGTTCAGTCATCTGAAAATAAAATTGTTATCAAAGGAGCAAGAGAAGCAGAGGTTGAAGCGGTTAATAAAAATGGTATTTTAAAATTAAGAATGCCTTTCCCAAAACTTCTTTCAGGAAATGATCTTGATATAACTTTGTATTACAAACATTTAGAACTTATAGATGTTAATGAAGGAGCAGAGGTAAAAAGCAGTGAAGCTATTAAAGCAACTTCTTTTAAAGTAAGTGCGCAAGAAGGAGGCGTTATTAATGTAGATTTGAATGTTGATAAACTCAAAGTAAGCTCTGTTTCAGGAGGTTCTATCACTTTGACAGGAAAAGCAGAAAATCAAGTTGCAAGTTTAGGAGCAGGAGGTTATTTACTTGCTAGTAAATTAGAGACGTCTCAGACTACTGTAAGCGTTTCTGCGGGAGGAAAAGCCGATGTTAATGCTTCTACCCTTGTCGATGCAAAAGTGAGCGCAGGAGGCTCTATTTACATTTATGGAAAACCAAAGCAAATAAACCAAAAAACTGTTTTTGGCGGAAAAATAGAAGAAGTAAAATAA
- a CDS encoding DUF2007 domain-containing protein — MESFKTIAVFNYLHETVVLKHLLEQEEIPFFFENEMTLSVMPFYSNALGGIKLKVHPNDFEQVQEILDNLNNPLKIV, encoded by the coding sequence ATGGAAAGCTTTAAAACAATCGCTGTATTCAATTATCTGCACGAAACCGTAGTACTCAAACACTTACTAGAACAAGAAGAAATTCCATTCTTTTTTGAAAACGAAATGACACTCTCTGTCATGCCTTTTTACTCCAACGCACTCGGTGGCATCAAACTCAAAGTTCATCCAAACGATTTCGAGCAAGTTCAGGAAATCTTGGACAATCTCAACAATCCTCTCAAAATCGTCTGA